The Streptomyces sp. WZ-12 genome segment CCCGCCCGCCGCCCAGCAGTCCGGGCAGAACGGCGGTCAGCAGAACGGCAGCCAGCCCGCGGCCACCCTCCGCTGGTCCTCCGACAAGGGCTGGATCGAGCGCGGCGGACCGCTGGGCGAGCCCGCCGAGACCGCTTCGTTGCCCACCCTCGCCCAGCTCACCAGCGCCGAACAGCGCTGGGCCGACCGCGAGGAGGACATCACCGCGGTCAGCGGCGACCCCTTCGAGGTCGGTCAGGTCTTCGCCCGCCGCTGGACCGAGCGGCTCTCCGACACCGTCCACCTCCAGCAGCTGTCCACGGAGTACCCCCGCATCCCGCACCGCATCGACGGTGAACTCCTGCGCTACGCCGCCCGGTTCGGCCTGCTCGCCCACAAGGACGACCAGATCGACGAGCACGACCGCTACGCCATCCGCGCCGGCTTCTGGCGCGAGGTCGACCTGCGCACGGCGGCGGAACACGCGCCGGCGGGCGACTGAGGGAGCGGGTGGCGGGTCCGTTCCGCGTCCGGTCCGACCGAACGGCGTTGACCATCCGGGGGCGCGGCCGGCGCGCCCCGTCGGCCCGTCCGAAGCTGTGCGGGCACTGTGCATCGGGCGGGCCGCGGAGACCCGGGACCGGGGGAGGGGCGGGGGACGCGTACCCTCATAGCTCGTGAAGACGGGCGCAAAACAGGTGGACCACGGCGCACCGGTGTGTGTCGTGCGGGACCTGGTCAAGACCTATCCCGCGCTGCGCGGCCGGCGCGGGGCGGACCGGGCACCCGCGGTGCGGGCCAGCGACGGCATCAGCCTCGACGTCCGGCGCGGCGAGATCTTCGGGTTGCTCGGCCCCAACGGCGCCGGCAAGTCGACCCTGGTCCGGCAGCTCACCGCGCTGCTGCGGCCGGACTCCGGCAGCATCACCGTCCTCGGCCACGACCTGGTGCGGCACCCCGAGCGGGCCGCCCGACTGCTCGGCTACCTCGGGCAGGAGTCGACCGCGCTGGACGAACTGACCGTCGCGCTCGCCGTGGAGACCACCGGCCGGCTGCGCGGCCTGGACGCCCGCACCGCCCGCGCCGAACGGGACGCCGTCCTCGACGAGCTGGACCTCGGCCCGCTCGCCGGCCGGGCGTTGAAGAAGCTCTCCGGCGGCCAGCGCCGACTGGCCTGCTTCGCCACCGTGCTGATCGGCGAGCGGCCGCTGCTGGTGCTGGACGAGCCGACGACCGGCATGGACCCGGTCGCCCGGCGCGCGGTGTGGGCCGCGGTGGACCGCCGCCGCGCCGAGCGGGGCGCCACCGTCGTCCTGGTCACCCACAACGTGCTGGAGGCCGAGAGCGTGCTCGACCGGGTCGCGGTGATCGACCGGGGCCGGGTGATCGCCTGCGACACGCCGGGCCGGCTGAAGGAACTGGTGGGGGAGGAGGTCCGGTTGGAGCTGGTCTGGCGGGACCGGCCCCCGCTCGACGTGCCCGAGGTCGCCGCGCTGGCCGCCGACGCCCGGGTGTCCGGCCGCCGCTGGACCCTGCGGCTCCCCGCCGACCGGGCCCGCGCCGCGGTCACCGCGGTCACCGCCGGGCCCGCCTTCGCGGCGCTGGACGACTTCACCCTGGCCACGCCCAGTCTGGAGGACGTCTACGTCTCCCTGGGCGGCCGTGCCGAGGGGTTGGTGAAGGCGTGAGGACGCGGGGACGGACGCGGCGGGCCGTGGCGCGCGAGCGGTTCACGGGGTGTGCCGGCCTTGCGCCGCGCGGTGGTCGCGCGGCGGGCCCGGGGCGTGACGAGGAAAGGTGGGCGACGGCGTGAGCGTGGTTTCCGCGGAGGCGGTGACCGGTACGAAGGCGGCGACGGAGGGCGACGGGTGCGTCCCGCTCGCGCCCCGGGCCCGGCTGCTGCCCGCGCTCGGCGCCGTCTACCGCGCCCAGCTCTCCCGGGCCCGGGTCGCCCGGATACCGCTGCTGTTCGTCGCCACCTTCCAGTCCGTCGGGATCATGGTGCTGCTGCGCGGCGTGGTCAGCGGCGGCGACCCGGCCCACTCGGTGGTCTCCGGCTCCGCGGTGCTGGTCGTCGCCTTCGTCGCGCTGAACCTGCTCGCCCAGTACTTCGGCCAACTGCGGGCCGGCGGCGGCCTCGACCACTACGCGACGCTGCCGGTGCCGCCGGCCGCCGTGGTGCTCGGCGCGGCCGCCGCGTACGCCTCGTTCACGGTGCCGGGCGCGGTGGTCACCGCGGTCACCGGCTGTCTGCTCTTCCACCTGCCGATGGCGCACCTGTGGGTGCTGGTCGCGGTGGTGCCGCTCTCCGGGGCGGCGCTGTCCGGGCTCGGCGCGGCCCTCGGGCTGCTCGCCCCGCGGCAGGAACTCGCCACCCTCGGCGGCCAGTTGGGGATGTCGGCGGCGCTGCTGCTGGGCGTGCTGCCGGCCGACCGGATGCCCGCACCGATCGGCTGGGCCCGCGACCTGCTGCCCTCGACCTACGGCGTGGAGGCGCTGGCCCGCACCTTCGGCCCGCATCCGGACTGGCTGGCGGTCGGCGCCGACCTGGGCATCTGCGCCGCCGTCGGGGTGCTCTCGCTGGCCGTGGCGACCTGGGCGTACCGCCGGGCGGCGGTACGCTGAGCGCCGCCGACGCCACGCGGGTGCTTACGGGCGTCCTGCTGGTGGTGGCGCGGCGCCGGCCTGGCACGATGACACGGTGACCGCACCGCAGACGCCCCACGACAACCAACCGCCCGACGACCCGCACGGCGCCACAGCCGACCCCGAAGGCGGCCCCGAATTCGCCCGCGAACTGCGCGAAGGCGTGCTGATCGCGCTGGCGGTCGCGGTGAGCGGGGTCCTGCTGGGCGTGCTGTGGGCCTGGCTGGCGCCGCGGGTGCCGCTGATCGCCGACACCCACAACGTCTACCTGAAGAACACCGAGGGTGAGGAGGCGATCGGCGCCGACGGCACCTTCTTCCTGTTGGCGCTCGGGTTCGGCCTGGTCACCGCGGCCGCGGTCTTCCTCTTCCGGCGGCGCGGCGGCATCCCGCTGGTGGTCGCGCTGGCCGTCGGCGGGCTGCTGGGCGCCGTGCTGGGCTGGGCGACCGGCATGTGGCTGGGGCCCACCCCGGACGTGGTCGCGCACGCCAAGCAGGTCGGCCCCGGGGTCGTCTTCGACGGTCCGCTGCGGCTCCAGGCCAAGGGCGCGCTGCTGGCCTGGCCGGTCGCCGGGATGGCCGCGCTGATCGCGCTGACCGGGCTGTTCGGGCCGCGCGACCCGGAGGACGCGGTGGTGCCCGACTGGTCCGGGCACCACCACCAGCCGCCGGCGGCGGGCTGACCGCCGCGCCGGCCGGTCCGCCGCATCAGGCCGGTCGGCGACCGTGATTGGCCCGGCGCTTCCGGATGCGCCACTTCCGCTTACGGGTCCTCTTCGACATGGCGTACCTCCTCCCCGGTCGTAACCGAGGACGGGCGCGGGGGGAAGGCCCGCGGGGGCGCGGGCGGCGGCACCGGGCGCACCCGGCGGCGCCGGCGCGGCTCACTCCCGCGCGATCGGTGCGACCCGTGCGCCGGTCAGTGCGACCAGGTCGGCCGGGGCCAACTCGACCTCCAGACCGCGCCGTCCGGCCGAGACGCACACCGTGGGTCGGCCCTCGGCCGAGGCGTCCACCACGGTGGGCAAGCGCTTGCGCTGCCCCAGCGGCGAGATCCCGCCGACCACATAGCCGGTGCTGCGCTCGGCCGCCGCCGGATCGGCCATCGCGGCCCGCTTGCCGCCCACCGCGGTGGCCAGCGCCTTCAGGTCCAGTGAACCGGAGACCGGCACCACGGCCACCGTCAGCGCCCCGTCGACGTCCGCCAGCAGCGTCTTGAACACCTGGTCGGGGGCGACCCCGAGCGCCTGCGCGGCCTCCTCGCCGTACGACGCGGCCGCCGGGTCGTGCGCGTAGGCGTGCACCGTGAACGGGACGCCGGCGGCGGTCAACGCCACCGTCGCGGGCGTGCCGCCGGTCTGCGCGCCGCCCTTCTTCCCCTGCTTCGCCTTCTTCGCCACTGCGTCTCGCCTCATTCGCACCCGGACGCCGGCCGGCCCGGTGCGGGGCGTGCCCGTGACCGGGGCCGGGGAGTTCCGTAGGTCAGTTGGGACTGGTCGGCTGCCGGGTCAGCTCCACCGCCGGCAGCGACGGGAGCTTACCGATCACCGCCGACTCCGTGCGCAGCAGTTTCAGCTCCTGCCGCAGCCGGCCCGCGGTGTCCGGCACCTCCAGCAACTGCTGCTTGGCGGGCACGTCCAGCACCGCCGCGGCGGCCACCAGGTACGACAGCACCGACGGGTCGGCGGGCAGGTCCTGGCCGCTGGCCAGGGTCCGCTCGTTCGCCCACGCCAGCCGCTTCTGGTAGGTGCGGAAGGCCCGCACCACTCCGGAGGCCAGCGCGCCCGCGCCCTCCCCGTCGTCCTCCTCAAGCGGCGTCAACTCACCGGTCAGGTACGGCCCGGAGGCGTCCACCGAGGACAGCCGGACCCGGGTGGTGCCGGTGGCCAGGACCTCGTAGCCGTCGCCGGAGGACTTCTCCCGGATGGTCGCCGCGTCCGCGACGCAGCCGACGGTGTGGAAGGCCCGGATCGGATCGTCGCCGAAGCCCGCGGCCGGGCCGGTGGCGGTCGGCGCGGTGTCGTCCGGCAGGCCCTGCGCGGTCGGGGCGACCTCCCGGCCGTCCCGGATGGCGACCACCGCGAACCGGCGGTCGTCCTCGGGCCGGTCCAGCAGGTCGCGCATCATCGCGCGGTAGCGCGCCTCGAAGACGTTCAGCGGCAGCACCAGGCCCGGGAACAGCACCGAGTTGAGCGGGAACAGGGGCAGACGCAGGGAGGACACAGTCCGTAAGCCTAGAGCCTGCGCCGGTGCGGGCCGCCACCCGCACCCGGCGCAGCCGCGCTACTGCCGCTGGAGCAGCCGGGACGCACCGGTCGCCATGGTCGTGGCCAGCACCCACCCGGCCAGGATCATCACCGCCGAGACCCACTGGGCGGTGCCGGCCGGCGCCCAGGCGTCGCCCTGATGGAGATCGACCAACGGCAGCAGCAGATCCAGGGAGTACAGGTACGGGTTCCAGTGCGGCATCTCGTCGTGCTTGAGCGGTTCCGGCGGGTTCGAGGAGAAGTACGCGGTGCCGATCGCCCACAGGATCGCCATCCACAGCGCGGCCCGCCCCGGGCGGTAGCCGTAGGCCACCGTCCAGTCCTGGAGGAAGCCCCACGCCTTCGCCGCCAGCGGCAGCGTCTCGCGCCGCCGCCGCTGCTTGGCCAGCAGCACCTCCCGGGCGTCCGCGTCCTCGCCCATGGCGCGCAGCGAGGTGGCCAGCATCTCGTACGGCTCCGGCGCGTACTCCGGGGTCGCCGCGGCCACCCACTGCAGGCGCAGCGCCAGCGGGAAGTGACCGCGCGGGATCAGCGTCTCGTAGGAGAAGCCGGCCATCATCAGCCCGCCCAGCCCCGGCCAACTCGCCGACTTGTCGACCAGGTTGACGACCCGGGCACCGGAGAGGATCACCCGGCCCCGCTGCGGGCGCTCGCCCAGGAAGCGCAGCTCCGGCGTCTGGATCCGGCGCAGCGACAGCTCCTGGTCGGACTCCATGATGAAGCGCGCGTGCTCCAGGTCCACCGCGTCCCCGAACCGCCCGTCGTCCAGTCGCACCCCGCCCTCGCACTCGAAGCGCTGCATGCGGGTGCCGCGGGCCGGGGTGTGGGTGATGCCGTACGGGGGCGTGGCGCCGCTGGAGAACGGGGAGTTGGCCAGGCCGGCGGCGGTGAGGTAGAGGGTGCGCTCGACGGTCAGTTGGGGGGCGTTCAGCGCCCGGCGGCCGAACGGATTGCTCAGGTGACTGCCGCGCAGGCTCAGCGACACCCCGACGGTGGCGCCGCGCAGCGACAGCTCGCCGTAGGACTCCAGCATCTCGGCCTGGAGGTCCTGGGCGACGGTCAGCCCGTCGGCCATGATCGAGCGGCCCTGCCGGTCCTTGTGCACCACGACCTGATTGAGCATCAGATCGGTGCCGATGTGCGCGTCGGTGAGCCGGATGCCGGAGTGCACCACGCAGCGCGGCAGGTGCAGATCGCCCTCGCTGTGCAGCCGGGCGGCCTCCAGCCGGGGTATCGCGCAGTTCACCAACCGCAGGGTGGTGAACCGGCTCTCCGGCAGCAGCACCTCGGCCTCGAAGCGGCAGTCCCGCAGCTCCACGAATGGCTTGATCGTGCCGCCCGCAAGGTCGAGAGTGTCCGTGATGTACGCCCCGGTGAGCTTCAGCCCGGGCACCCGCCCGGGCTGCGCCGGCGGCCCGTCGAGCAGCAACAGCGCCACCACCCGGGCCCTGATCCGGCGCTCCGGGCCCCACAGGTGCTGCCCGTGCGGGTCGTCCCGGGACGGGTCGCCGGTGTGCAGGTTGCAGCTACTGCCGTTGCGGAACGCCTGCCACATGCTCCATTCCGCGGACGTCAGTCGCAGGTCGGCGGGCGCGTCGCCGTCCCTGGCTCCGGTCACTGTGGCTCCCCCTCGCTCTCACGGTGCCTTGCGGCAGGCCGTCTGTGCTGGTTCTCGTCGCTGGTCGTCGTCGCCCCTTCGCGGGCGCCGTGCGGGGCCCGGCGCGCGGCGCTGCTCCGCCGTGCGCGCCGGCGCCGGTGGTCCCGGCCGGTGCCCCGGCGGCGCTACCTGTTCGGACGCGTGCCGGCGGGCCCTCTTCCGCCCGCCCCCGAGGGCGCCTCCGATGACGCCCGCACCGACCCCTTGCCCGCCCGGTGACCCGTTGAACACGCGTGGTCAGGGCCAACTCCGGTCAACTTCGGCGACCGGGCCGGCGGCCGACCGGCTCGCGCGTCACTACGTATCACTGAGTGATACGGGCGCTCGGCCCCGGCGACGGGTCTGAGACACTGGGGGGGTGATCTCCCGAATCGATCTGCGTGGCGCCGCCCTCCCCGAGGGTGCCGCCCTGCGCGACCTGCTGCCCCGTGCCGAGTTCGACGTGGAAGCCGCCCTGGAGAAGGTGCGGCCGATCTGCGAGGACGTGCATCATCGCGGCACCGCGGCGCTGATCGAGTACGCGCGGCGGTTCGACGGTGTCGAGATCGAGCGGGTCAAGGTCCCGGCGGAGGCGCTCACCGAGGCCCTCGACGCGCTGGACCCGAAGGTCCGCGCGGCCCTGGAGGAGTCCATCCGGCGCGCCCGGACCGTCCACCGCGAGCAGCGCCGCACCGACGTCACCACCAAGGTCGTGCCCGGCGGCACGGTCACCGAGCGCTGGGTCCCGGTCGAGCGGGTCGGCCTCTACGTCCCCGGCGGCCGGTCGGTCTACCCGTCCTCCGTCGTCATGAACGTCGTCCCCGCCCAGGAGGCCGGCGTCGGCTCGCTCGCCGTCGCCTCCCCGCCGCAGGCCGACTTCGGCGGCCTGCCGCACCCCACCATCCTGGCCGCCTGCGCCCTGCTCGGCGTCGACGAGGTCTACGCCGCCGGCGGCGCCCAGGCCGTCGCGATGTTCGCCTACGGCACCGACGAGTGCGCCCCGGTCAATCTGGTCACCGGCCCCGGCAACATCTACGTCGCCGCCGCCAAGCGCCTCCTCAGGGGCCGGATCGGCATCGACTCCGAGGCCGGGCCCACCGAGATCGCGGTCCTCGCCGACGCCACCGCCGACCCGGTGCACGTCGCCGCCGACCTGATCAGCCAGGCCGAGCACGACCCGATGGCCGCCGCCGTCCTGGTCACCGACTCCGAGGAGTTGGCCGACCGCACGGAGCGGGAGCTTCTCCCGCAGGTCGAGGCCAGCAAGCACATCGAGGACCGGATCGTGCCGGCGCTGTCCGGCCGGCAGTCCGCGATCGTCCTGGTCGACGGCCTCGACGAGGGCCTGAAGGTCGTCGACGCCTATGGCGCCGAGCACCTGGAGGTCCAGACCGCCGACGCCGCCGCGGTCGCCGCCCGGGTCCGCAACGCCGGCGCGATCTTCGTCGGCCCCTACGCCCCGGTCTCGCTCGGCGACTACTGCGCCGGCTCCAACCACGTCCTGCCCACCGGCGGTTGCGCCTGCCACTCCTCCGGCCTGTCCGTCCAGTCGTTCCTGCGCGGCATCCACGTCGTGGACTACAGCCGCGAGGCGCTGGCCGAGGTCGCCCACCACGTGGTGACCCTCGCCGAGGCCGAGGACCTCCCGGCCCACGGCGCGGCGATCACGGCGCGTTTTGCCGGCGGCGAACACGACCGGCGCAGTGGCTGGACGGTCCCCCAGAGCAAGTGAGCACGCACGTGACCAAGATCGACGAACTGCCCATCCGGGACGAGCTGCGCGGCAAGTCCCCTTATGGCGCGCCGCAGTTGGACGTCCCGGTGCGCCTGAACACCAACGAGAACCCCTACCCGCTGCCCGAGCCGCTGGTGCAGCGGATCGCCGAGCGGGTCACCGAGGCCGCCCGGCACCTCAACCGCTACCCCGATCGGGACGCGGTCGAGCTGCGCACCGCGCTGGCCGGCTACCTCACCCGCACCGCGGGCCACGAGGTCACCGCCGCCCAGGTCTGGGCCGCCAACGGCTCCAACGAGATCATCCAGCAGTTGCTCCAGACCTTCGGCGGCCCCGGCCGCACCGCCCTCGGCTTCGAGCCGTCGTACTCCATGCACGCGCTGATCTCGCGCGGCACCGGCACCGGTTGGCTCTCCGGCCCCCGCACCGACGACTTCACCATCGACGTCGAGGCGGCCAAGGAGGCCATCGCCGCGCACCGGCCCGACGTGGTCTTCGTCTGCTCGCCGAACAACCCCACCGGCACCGCCGTCGAGGCCGACACCGTCCTGGCGCTGTACGAGGCGGCCCAGGCCGCCAAGGCGGACGGCGCCGGAGCGCTGGTGGTGCTCGACGAGGCGTACGGCGAGTTCAGCCACCAGCCCTCGCTGCTGCCGCTGATCGAGGGCCGGCCCAACCTGGTGCTCTCCCGCACCATGTCCAAGGCGTTCGGCGCCGCCGGGCTGCGGCTGGGCTACCT includes the following:
- a CDS encoding ABC transporter ATP-binding protein, with the translated sequence MKTGAKQVDHGAPVCVVRDLVKTYPALRGRRGADRAPAVRASDGISLDVRRGEIFGLLGPNGAGKSTLVRQLTALLRPDSGSITVLGHDLVRHPERAARLLGYLGQESTALDELTVALAVETTGRLRGLDARTARAERDAVLDELDLGPLAGRALKKLSGGQRRLACFATVLIGERPLLVLDEPTTGMDPVARRAVWAAVDRRRAERGATVVLVTHNVLEAESVLDRVAVIDRGRVIACDTPGRLKELVGEEVRLELVWRDRPPLDVPEVAALAADARVSGRRWTLRLPADRARAAVTAVTAGPAFAALDDFTLATPSLEDVYVSLGGRAEGLVKA
- a CDS encoding ABC transporter permease: MVSAEAVTGTKAATEGDGCVPLAPRARLLPALGAVYRAQLSRARVARIPLLFVATFQSVGIMVLLRGVVSGGDPAHSVVSGSAVLVVAFVALNLLAQYFGQLRAGGGLDHYATLPVPPAAVVLGAAAAYASFTVPGAVVTAVTGCLLFHLPMAHLWVLVAVVPLSGAALSGLGAALGLLAPRQELATLGGQLGMSAALLLGVLPADRMPAPIGWARDLLPSTYGVEALARTFGPHPDWLAVGADLGICAAVGVLSLAVATWAYRRAAVR
- a CDS encoding ABC transporter permease, with amino-acid sequence MTAPQTPHDNQPPDDPHGATADPEGGPEFARELREGVLIALAVAVSGVLLGVLWAWLAPRVPLIADTHNVYLKNTEGEEAIGADGTFFLLALGFGLVTAAAVFLFRRRGGIPLVVALAVGGLLGAVLGWATGMWLGPTPDVVAHAKQVGPGVVFDGPLRLQAKGALLAWPVAGMAALIALTGLFGPRDPEDAVVPDWSGHHHQPPAAG
- the ybaK gene encoding Cys-tRNA(Pro) deacylase; the encoded protein is MAKKAKQGKKGGAQTGGTPATVALTAAGVPFTVHAYAHDPAAASYGEEAAQALGVAPDQVFKTLLADVDGALTVAVVPVSGSLDLKALATAVGGKRAAMADPAAAERSTGYVVGGISPLGQRKRLPTVVDASAEGRPTVCVSAGRRGLEVELAPADLVALTGARVAPIARE
- a CDS encoding LON peptidase substrate-binding domain-containing protein, translating into MSSLRLPLFPLNSVLFPGLVLPLNVFEARYRAMMRDLLDRPEDDRRFAVVAIRDGREVAPTAQGLPDDTAPTATGPAAGFGDDPIRAFHTVGCVADAATIREKSSGDGYEVLATGTTRVRLSSVDASGPYLTGELTPLEEDDGEGAGALASGVVRAFRTYQKRLAWANERTLASGQDLPADPSVLSYLVAAAAVLDVPAKQQLLEVPDTAGRLRQELKLLRTESAVIGKLPSLPAVELTRQPTSPN
- a CDS encoding oxidoreductase, which gives rise to MTGARDGDAPADLRLTSAEWSMWQAFRNGSSCNLHTGDPSRDDPHGQHLWGPERRIRARVVALLLLDGPPAQPGRVPGLKLTGAYITDTLDLAGGTIKPFVELRDCRFEAEVLLPESRFTTLRLVNCAIPRLEAARLHSEGDLHLPRCVVHSGIRLTDAHIGTDLMLNQVVVHKDRQGRSIMADGLTVAQDLQAEMLESYGELSLRGATVGVSLSLRGSHLSNPFGRRALNAPQLTVERTLYLTAAGLANSPFSSGATPPYGITHTPARGTRMQRFECEGGVRLDDGRFGDAVDLEHARFIMESDQELSLRRIQTPELRFLGERPQRGRVILSGARVVNLVDKSASWPGLGGLMMAGFSYETLIPRGHFPLALRLQWVAAATPEYAPEPYEMLATSLRAMGEDADAREVLLAKQRRRRETLPLAAKAWGFLQDWTVAYGYRPGRAALWMAILWAIGTAYFSSNPPEPLKHDEMPHWNPYLYSLDLLLPLVDLHQGDAWAPAGTAQWVSAVMILAGWVLATTMATGASRLLQRQ
- the hisD gene encoding histidinol dehydrogenase; this translates as MISRIDLRGAALPEGAALRDLLPRAEFDVEAALEKVRPICEDVHHRGTAALIEYARRFDGVEIERVKVPAEALTEALDALDPKVRAALEESIRRARTVHREQRRTDVTTKVVPGGTVTERWVPVERVGLYVPGGRSVYPSSVVMNVVPAQEAGVGSLAVASPPQADFGGLPHPTILAACALLGVDEVYAAGGAQAVAMFAYGTDECAPVNLVTGPGNIYVAAAKRLLRGRIGIDSEAGPTEIAVLADATADPVHVAADLISQAEHDPMAAAVLVTDSEELADRTERELLPQVEASKHIEDRIVPALSGRQSAIVLVDGLDEGLKVVDAYGAEHLEVQTADAAAVAARVRNAGAIFVGPYAPVSLGDYCAGSNHVLPTGGCACHSSGLSVQSFLRGIHVVDYSREALAEVAHHVVTLAEAEDLPAHGAAITARFAGGEHDRRSGWTVPQSK
- a CDS encoding histidinol-phosphate transaminase, with the translated sequence MTKIDELPIRDELRGKSPYGAPQLDVPVRLNTNENPYPLPEPLVQRIAERVTEAARHLNRYPDRDAVELRTALAGYLTRTAGHEVTAAQVWAANGSNEIIQQLLQTFGGPGRTALGFEPSYSMHALISRGTGTGWLSGPRTDDFTIDVEAAKEAIAAHRPDVVFVCSPNNPTGTAVEADTVLALYEAAQAAKADGAGALVVLDEAYGEFSHQPSLLPLIEGRPNLVLSRTMSKAFGAAGLRLGYLAADPAVVDAVQLVRLPYHLSSVTQATALAALEHTDTLLAYVEQLKGERDRLVTELRAIGCQVVASDANFVQFGLFDDAHAAWQSILDHGVLVRDNGVPGWLRVTAGTPAENDAFLDAVRAVCKERSLKENKR